One Archangium lipolyticum DNA segment encodes these proteins:
- a CDS encoding LysM peptidoglycan-binding domain-containing protein, with the protein MGSYSIKSGDTLSKIAQRYNTSVDSLVKANSQIKDANLIYAGAKLNIPGSKDEFIPSPTGSKNASSTKGTQGSAPVGDVPPGQVGDWIKQATQALSAAGVPADKMNAKDIATIIHHESSGDPNAQNNWDDNAKKGTPSIGLMQTIQPTFDAHKLPGHDDIRNPVDNIIAAVRYAVDRYGSVSNVPGIKSLNEGGAYVGY; encoded by the coding sequence ATGGGCAGCTACAGCATCAAGTCCGGAGACACGCTGAGCAAGATCGCGCAGCGCTACAACACCAGCGTCGACTCGTTGGTGAAGGCGAACTCTCAGATCAAGGACGCCAACCTCATCTACGCGGGCGCGAAGCTCAACATCCCGGGCAGCAAGGACGAGTTCATCCCGTCGCCCACCGGGAGCAAGAACGCCTCGTCGACGAAGGGCACCCAGGGCAGCGCGCCGGTGGGCGATGTGCCCCCGGGGCAGGTGGGCGACTGGATCAAGCAGGCCACGCAGGCCCTGAGCGCGGCGGGTGTGCCGGCGGACAAGATGAACGCGAAGGACATCGCCACCATCATCCACCACGAGTCCAGCGGTGACCCGAACGCGCAGAACAACTGGGACGACAACGCCAAGAAGGGCACTCCGTCCATCGGCCTGATGCAGACCATCCAGCCGACGTTCGACGCGCACAAGCTCCCGGGCCACGACGACATCCGCAACCCCGTGGACAACATCATCGCGGCCGTGCGGTACGCGGTGGATCGCTACGGCTCGGTGTCCAACGTGCCCGGCATCAAGTCGCTCAACGAGGGCGGGGCCTACGTGGGCTACTGA
- a CDS encoding POTRA domain-containing protein → MEPAKAAEAPGLVVRPEVPQPPRAPIVDSVELHLPAGVDSAGLVELVAVRKGQALSPRAVRRSVERLWISGRFADIVVRTVDVPGGVRVVFELTPMQPILQLAVEGNVVLSDEALLAVLRENGIAKGRRLDEDALREALKGLEQEYQGQGYNKASIQLTREAVPGGVSLVFTVFEGTPTRVASVTVTGSPGLPLSELLSTLGLRVGGVLDSGGLKSGLERLRTLLRERGYWRANVGAPVLQEEGEVATVLVPISAGPRFRFHFHGNHRFEDAVLERMLAYDGSEPLDAATVARLARQLESFYRYRGFNDVHVETREVHRPDGERAVLAFDIEEGHPLRVRQVRFRGNKVLSSETLREMLAERIRANTPQPEGPPLQAEERGPPGLRGRSPKPPEWVSNPATVFVEEAWRDAAESMTEAYRERGFLAARVSFTRLRVNVERRTAVAVFDVDEGTQRRVAEVRIEGGPQGFDGQKLVPVKRGEPLNLDEVERGRQALTTELGRKGYLFARVDADPRPAGEGMDIVYKLEPGPRVTVGRILIRGAERTHEEVVRATVRLAEDEVLDPEKLFESQRRLALLNIFRQVTVRLEKPDVPEASKDVVVEVRERPRWEGEVAGGYFLAEGPRLVLDLARPNVDKRGLNLSARLKLNYAGWSAQGADKASLERARCAAAPEECQTPGTYDWVSDFGGRAVLSAVQPRLYGLRPLEVGARVDLIGERVHRPSYLSTRAAAVTGLDWTVTRWLSLGVQYELEGNLLEAGDRPLTAPSRADQERLRFPYGFFILNSVRSSAAVDLRDDPANPHKGLLVSTSAEWMRALSSRPTTITGEPRTPLPINGLKVSGNVSVYAPLTSRAVLALSVRGGTVIPLEDEAQVIGSKRFFLGGSSSLRGFREDGILGEDRRTELRQQVADCRSLMHPAGCNTDLLTILAGQAPTSEGGELFTLAKGELRIPVVSSFDVGLFLEAGNLWLDRKKYEFLSLRYSTGAGMRYQTPVGPLSFDVGVNLDPDETLNEPTVQFHFSIGAF, encoded by the coding sequence GTGGAGCCGGCGAAGGCCGCCGAGGCGCCGGGGCTCGTGGTGCGGCCCGAGGTCCCTCAGCCGCCGCGCGCGCCCATCGTGGACTCGGTGGAGCTGCACCTGCCCGCGGGCGTGGACTCGGCGGGGCTCGTCGAGCTGGTGGCGGTGCGCAAGGGGCAGGCGCTGTCGCCCCGCGCCGTGCGGCGCTCGGTGGAGCGGCTGTGGATCAGCGGGCGCTTCGCCGACATCGTGGTGCGCACGGTGGACGTGCCCGGCGGGGTGCGTGTGGTGTTCGAGCTCACGCCCATGCAGCCCATCCTCCAACTCGCGGTGGAGGGCAACGTCGTCCTGAGCGACGAGGCGCTGCTGGCGGTGCTGCGCGAGAATGGCATCGCGAAGGGCCGGCGGCTCGACGAGGATGCGCTGCGGGAGGCCCTGAAGGGCCTGGAGCAGGAGTACCAGGGCCAGGGCTACAACAAGGCGAGCATCCAGCTCACGCGCGAGGCGGTGCCCGGGGGCGTGTCGTTGGTGTTCACCGTGTTCGAGGGGACGCCCACGCGGGTGGCCTCCGTCACGGTGACGGGGAGCCCCGGGTTGCCGCTGTCCGAGCTGCTCTCCACGCTGGGGCTGCGGGTGGGCGGCGTGCTGGACAGCGGAGGCCTGAAGTCCGGACTGGAGCGGCTGCGGACGCTGCTGCGCGAGCGGGGTTACTGGCGGGCCAACGTGGGAGCTCCCGTGCTCCAGGAGGAGGGCGAGGTGGCGACGGTGCTGGTGCCCATCTCCGCCGGGCCCCGCTTCCGCTTCCACTTCCACGGCAACCACCGCTTCGAGGACGCCGTGCTGGAGCGCATGCTGGCCTATGACGGCTCGGAGCCGCTGGACGCGGCGACGGTGGCCCGGCTGGCGCGGCAGCTCGAGTCCTTCTACCGCTACCGGGGCTTCAACGACGTGCACGTGGAGACGCGCGAGGTGCACCGCCCGGACGGGGAGCGGGCCGTGCTCGCCTTCGACATCGAGGAGGGCCACCCGCTGCGCGTGCGGCAGGTGCGGTTCCGGGGCAACAAGGTGCTCTCCAGCGAGACGCTGCGCGAGATGCTCGCCGAGCGCATCCGCGCCAACACGCCCCAGCCCGAGGGGCCGCCGCTCCAGGCGGAGGAGCGGGGGCCACCGGGGCTGCGCGGCCGTTCCCCGAAGCCGCCCGAGTGGGTGAGCAATCCCGCCACCGTCTTCGTCGAGGAGGCCTGGCGGGACGCCGCGGAGTCGATGACGGAGGCGTACCGCGAGCGGGGCTTCCTGGCGGCGCGGGTGAGCTTCACCCGGCTGAGGGTGAACGTGGAGCGGCGCACGGCGGTGGCCGTGTTCGACGTGGACGAGGGCACGCAGCGGCGCGTGGCCGAGGTGCGCATCGAGGGTGGGCCCCAGGGCTTCGACGGCCAGAAGCTGGTGCCGGTGAAGCGGGGTGAGCCGCTGAACCTGGATGAGGTGGAGCGCGGGCGGCAGGCGCTCACCACGGAGCTGGGACGCAAGGGCTACCTCTTCGCCCGGGTGGACGCGGATCCGCGACCCGCGGGCGAGGGCATGGACATCGTCTACAAGCTGGAGCCGGGACCCCGGGTGACGGTGGGCCGCATCCTCATCCGCGGCGCGGAGCGCACCCACGAGGAAGTGGTGCGGGCCACGGTGCGCCTGGCGGAGGACGAGGTGTTGGATCCGGAGAAGCTCTTCGAGAGCCAGCGCCGGCTCGCGCTCCTCAACATCTTCCGGCAGGTGACGGTGCGGCTGGAGAAGCCGGACGTGCCGGAGGCCAGCAAGGACGTGGTGGTGGAGGTGCGCGAGCGCCCACGGTGGGAGGGCGAGGTCGCGGGTGGGTACTTCCTGGCGGAAGGCCCTCGCCTGGTGCTGGACCTGGCGCGGCCCAACGTGGACAAGCGCGGCCTCAACCTGTCGGCCCGGTTGAAGCTCAACTACGCGGGGTGGAGCGCGCAGGGGGCGGACAAGGCCAGCCTGGAGCGAGCCCGGTGCGCGGCGGCGCCGGAGGAGTGCCAGACGCCCGGTACCTACGACTGGGTGAGTGACTTCGGTGGGCGCGCCGTGCTGTCGGCGGTGCAGCCGCGGCTCTACGGCCTGCGGCCCCTGGAGGTGGGCGCGCGGGTGGATCTGATCGGCGAGCGCGTGCACCGGCCCTCGTACCTGTCCACCCGAGCCGCGGCGGTGACGGGCCTGGACTGGACGGTGACGCGCTGGCTGAGCCTGGGGGTGCAGTACGAGCTGGAGGGCAACCTGCTGGAGGCGGGAGATCGGCCCCTCACCGCGCCGAGCCGCGCGGACCAGGAGCGGCTGCGCTTCCCCTATGGCTTCTTCATCTTGAACTCGGTGCGCTCGTCGGCCGCGGTGGACCTGCGGGACGATCCGGCCAATCCGCACAAGGGCCTGCTGGTGTCCACCAGCGCCGAGTGGATGAGGGCCCTGAGCTCGCGGCCGACCACCATCACGGGCGAGCCACGGACACCCCTGCCCATCAACGGGCTGAAGGTGTCTGGGAACGTGAGCGTGTACGCGCCGCTGACATCGAGGGCGGTGCTGGCGCTGTCGGTGCGGGGTGGCACGGTCATCCCGCTGGAGGACGAAGCGCAGGTCATCGGCTCCAAGCGCTTCTTCCTGGGTGGCTCCTCGAGCCTGCGAGGCTTCCGGGAGGACGGAATCCTGGGGGAGGACCGGCGCACGGAGTTGCGGCAGCAGGTGGCGGACTGCCGCTCGCTCATGCATCCGGCGGGCTGCAACACGGATCTGCTGACGATCCTCGCGGGCCAGGCGCCCACGAGCGAGGGTGGCGAGCTGTTCACCCTGGCGAAGGGGGAGCTGCGGATTCCGGTGGTGTCCTCGTTCGACGTGGGCCTCTTCCTGGAGGCGGGCAATCTCTGGCTGGACCGGAAGAAGTACGAATTCCTCTCCCTGCGCTACTCGACGGGGGCGGGGATGCGCTACCAGACGCCGGTGGGTCCACTGTCCTTCGACGTGGGCGTGAACCTGGATCCGGACGAGACGCTCAACGAGCCCACGGTGCAGTTCCACTTCAGCATCGGCGCGTTCTAA
- a CDS encoding translocation/assembly module TamB domain-containing protein codes for MAPRNRQQGARKAPLWLIVLALVLGTVMAFRTRTVWDGLCTQARRQLPALLGLEVGIGQCEVDPLGQRVILRGLSVFEKGSDTPLLAADSAEVQLGLPHPISGKVSIDMVRVLRPRLALDLSRPRTPSGEPGVCPLQPLRRLILSRLAITGAEVRLLLPGGRQVEVSELDVSVRERWGEEEFEVEARRGLVRLGPGQELALGRLALSGGLDVDEELLEVDRAEVSLDDVTVNISGRVEQLCDPVLAMDAQVFLPLRTLSQSGLLPKSANGHLWSRLTVNGRPAAPSVSLELSGSGLAYGNFTPGSLTARLAYAGDVVTVEELTLPIGSGDARVSGTIGLGPGLPVEVDLETHDASFGLILEKAGLTGSWVDFPANAKAHLSGTLLPKLNLSGNVDLRTGRFVLATRAFDAPPASGRTLLTFERGHVMTRVSLLGDRVSFSDVQLDSGRSRIGGEVTLFYDVQRGLLADVRGDVDLSDFGHIAELEWAGRGSMSTTIEGPYTDVKIGASLSLRDFEFWGFNLGVVQGKVAYADKVLGFPTLTGQKGRTQYFGNAALTFGRSLHARAEVEVPRGRTEDLIDIIAGLHSTISVMQGPLVGEASGRVEIDSPIDQFEGLVAFDFKNTTYYGRHMGDGSARLRFDDGKAMVLERTVLEGRLGRTWVDGSFFFSGPDKGKLDYRFGGDNLSLAELVGPDSERLGVSGLLEMEGTVSGDTDLPVTRARVWGPKVTFANRDLGNMGLEALLSGRDLQVAGRPSRDTSGILFMRVKEPYPFEAAVTLELPEIRPLLPANAFTQELSGSVKAVVKAQGALLDAQAIQMDATVERLTLSRGQLSGANDGPITLSFAKGRLDVPSFTFRGPETELSAQGWVGLEQMQLYLRGSMDLGLLESLSPMLVRTGGRLELNAVANGSPRKPSLVGTLHLLDAKLSLRDQPVSARGLNGRVEFTTQRILVEELQGTLNDGRVQVGGQVALNDFQPAEVQVNVSLTDVATRFHEDLPFNTTGQLWLTGHPDALRLGGALDIRNLRYRRGLELDDILKRLSRRTVLPTPAEKPREYLTLDIGVHLGDVRVDNNLARARLIGSLRVTGTNARLGVLGTVETAESSQAFFRNNQFTVTRGQIEFQDRYGIDPVFDLRAQAQVREYQVKLHAFGRPAAPQVLLTSEPALPEGDLVSLLTLGLTSTDKETAASASAGLAAEAFFNMSGLDRQVQRFIPNNPVLKDLSLQISTTYNDATQQAEPTARLESKFLTERLKIGLTQPVSGRGTRARAEYHFDNRLSLQGQWDNENSETALGNPGIELKLSWESQ; via the coding sequence TTGGCTCCACGGAACAGGCAGCAGGGCGCGCGCAAGGCGCCGCTGTGGCTCATCGTCCTCGCCCTCGTGCTGGGGACGGTGATGGCCTTCCGTACGCGCACCGTCTGGGACGGGTTGTGCACCCAGGCCCGGCGCCAGCTCCCCGCGCTGCTCGGACTCGAGGTGGGCATCGGCCAGTGTGAGGTGGATCCGCTCGGCCAGCGCGTCATCCTCCGCGGGCTGTCCGTCTTCGAGAAGGGCTCGGACACGCCGCTGCTCGCCGCGGACTCGGCCGAGGTGCAGCTCGGTCTGCCCCATCCCATCTCCGGCAAGGTCTCCATCGACATGGTGCGGGTGCTCCGGCCGCGGCTCGCGCTGGACCTGTCCCGTCCGAGGACTCCCTCGGGCGAGCCGGGCGTGTGCCCGCTGCAACCGCTGCGGCGGCTCATCCTCTCGCGGCTGGCCATCACCGGCGCGGAGGTGCGGCTGCTGCTGCCCGGTGGCCGGCAGGTGGAGGTGTCCGAGCTGGACGTGAGCGTGCGCGAGCGCTGGGGCGAGGAGGAGTTCGAGGTGGAGGCCCGGCGCGGCCTGGTGCGGCTGGGACCGGGACAGGAGCTCGCCCTCGGGCGGCTGGCGCTCTCGGGCGGGCTGGACGTGGACGAGGAGCTGCTGGAGGTGGACCGCGCGGAGGTGTCGCTGGACGACGTGACGGTGAACATCTCCGGCCGGGTGGAGCAGCTGTGCGATCCGGTGCTCGCCATGGACGCCCAGGTGTTCCTGCCGCTGCGGACGCTGTCGCAGTCGGGGTTGTTGCCCAAATCCGCCAACGGGCACCTCTGGTCGCGCCTGACGGTGAATGGCCGCCCGGCGGCGCCCAGCGTGTCGCTGGAGCTGTCCGGCAGCGGGCTCGCCTACGGGAACTTCACCCCGGGCTCCCTCACGGCGCGGCTGGCGTATGCCGGGGACGTGGTGACGGTGGAGGAGCTCACGCTGCCCATCGGCTCGGGGGACGCGCGTGTCTCCGGCACCATCGGGCTGGGGCCGGGGCTGCCGGTGGAGGTGGACCTGGAGACCCACGACGCGTCCTTCGGCCTCATCCTGGAGAAGGCCGGGCTGACGGGCTCCTGGGTGGACTTCCCCGCCAACGCGAAGGCGCACCTGAGCGGCACGCTGCTGCCGAAGCTCAACCTATCGGGCAACGTGGACTTGCGCACCGGCCGCTTCGTGCTGGCCACGCGCGCCTTCGACGCGCCTCCGGCCAGCGGGCGCACCCTGCTCACCTTCGAGCGGGGCCACGTGATGACGCGCGTGTCGCTGCTGGGGGACCGCGTCTCCTTCTCCGATGTGCAGCTCGACTCGGGCCGCTCCCGCATCGGTGGCGAGGTGACGCTCTTCTACGACGTGCAAAGGGGCCTGCTGGCGGACGTTCGCGGCGACGTGGACCTGTCGGACTTCGGCCACATCGCGGAGCTCGAGTGGGCGGGACGCGGCTCGATGAGCACCACCATCGAGGGCCCGTATACGGACGTGAAGATCGGCGCGAGCCTGTCGCTGCGCGACTTCGAGTTCTGGGGCTTCAACCTGGGCGTGGTGCAGGGCAAGGTGGCGTACGCGGACAAGGTGCTGGGCTTCCCCACGCTCACGGGGCAGAAGGGGCGCACCCAGTACTTCGGCAACGCGGCGCTCACCTTCGGGCGCTCGCTGCACGCGCGGGCCGAGGTGGAGGTGCCCAGGGGCCGCACCGAGGACCTGATCGACATCATCGCCGGTCTGCACTCCACCATCTCCGTCATGCAGGGGCCGCTGGTGGGCGAGGCCTCGGGGCGGGTGGAGATCGACAGTCCCATCGACCAGTTCGAGGGGCTGGTGGCCTTCGACTTCAAGAACACCACCTACTACGGGCGGCACATGGGCGACGGCTCGGCACGGCTGCGCTTCGACGATGGCAAGGCCATGGTGCTGGAGCGCACGGTGCTGGAGGGCCGGCTGGGCCGCACCTGGGTGGATGGCTCCTTCTTCTTCTCCGGACCCGACAAGGGCAAGCTGGACTACCGCTTCGGTGGCGACAACCTGTCCCTGGCGGAGCTCGTCGGCCCGGACTCGGAGCGCCTGGGCGTGAGTGGCCTGTTGGAGATGGAAGGCACGGTGTCGGGCGACACGGACCTGCCGGTGACGAGGGCCCGGGTGTGGGGCCCGAAGGTGACGTTCGCCAACCGCGACCTGGGCAACATGGGCCTCGAGGCGCTTCTGTCGGGGCGTGACTTGCAGGTGGCGGGCCGGCCCTCGCGCGACACGAGCGGCATCCTCTTCATGCGCGTGAAGGAGCCGTATCCCTTCGAGGCCGCCGTGACGCTGGAGCTGCCGGAGATCCGCCCGCTGCTGCCCGCCAATGCCTTCACCCAGGAGCTGTCCGGTTCGGTCAAGGCCGTGGTGAAGGCCCAGGGCGCGCTGCTCGATGCGCAGGCCATCCAGATGGACGCCACGGTGGAGCGGCTCACCCTGTCTCGCGGGCAGCTCTCCGGGGCCAACGACGGACCCATCACGCTGAGCTTCGCGAAGGGGCGGCTGGACGTGCCCTCCTTCACCTTCCGGGGTCCGGAGACCGAGCTGTCCGCGCAGGGCTGGGTGGGCCTCGAACAGATGCAGCTCTACCTGCGCGGCTCCATGGACCTGGGTCTGCTCGAGTCCCTCTCGCCCATGCTGGTACGCACCGGTGGCCGCCTGGAGCTCAACGCCGTGGCCAATGGCAGCCCGCGCAAACCCTCGCTCGTGGGCACGCTCCACCTCCTGGACGCGAAGCTGTCCCTGAGGGACCAGCCGGTGTCGGCTCGCGGGCTGAACGGACGGGTGGAGTTCACCACCCAGCGCATCCTCGTGGAGGAGCTGCAGGGGACGCTCAACGATGGCCGGGTGCAGGTCGGCGGCCAGGTGGCGCTGAACGACTTCCAGCCCGCGGAGGTGCAGGTGAATGTCTCCCTCACCGACGTGGCCACGCGCTTCCACGAAGACCTGCCCTTCAACACCACCGGGCAGCTGTGGCTCACCGGCCACCCGGACGCGCTGCGGCTGGGCGGCGCGCTGGACATCCGCAACCTGCGCTACCGCCGGGGCCTGGAGCTGGATGACATCCTCAAGCGTCTCTCCCGGCGCACCGTGCTGCCCACCCCCGCGGAGAAGCCCCGCGAGTACCTCACCCTCGACATCGGCGTGCACCTGGGCGACGTGCGCGTGGACAACAACCTGGCCCGCGCGCGGCTCATCGGCTCGCTGCGGGTCACCGGGACCAACGCGCGCCTGGGCGTCCTCGGCACGGTGGAGACCGCCGAGAGCAGCCAGGCCTTCTTCCGCAACAACCAGTTCACCGTCACCCGCGGGCAGATCGAATTCCAGGACCGCTACGGCATCGACCCCGTCTTCGACCTGCGCGCCCAGGCCCAGGTGCGCGAGTACCAGGTGAAACTGCACGCCTTCGGCCGCCCGGCCGCTCCCCAGGTGCTCCTCACCTCGGAGCCGGCGCTGCCCGAGGGTGACCTGGTGTCGCTCCTCACGCTGGGTCTGACGAGCACGGACAAGGAGACCGCGGCCTCCGCCAGCGCCGGTCTGGCCGCCGAGGCCTTCTTCAACATGTCCGGGTTGGACCGGCAGGTACAACGCTTCATCCCCAACAACCCGGTCCTCAAGGACCTGTCCCTGCAGATCTCCACCACCTACAACGACGCCACACAGCAGGCGGAGCCGACCGCTCGGTTGGAGTCGAAGTTCCTCACGGAGCGGCTTAAGATTGGATTGACGCAACCCGTCAGCGGACGCGGGACTCGGGCGCGTGCCGAGTACCATTTCGACAACCGCCTCTCCTTGCAGGGCCAGTGGGACAACGAGAACAGCGAGACCGCGTTGGGCAACCCTGGGATCGAGCTCAAACTGAGCTGGGAGTCCCAGTAG
- a CDS encoding ExeA family protein has protein sequence MTYLDYFELTQEPFSNAPVSRFYYNSAQHSQALTRLMHAVSYMKGLSILVGDIGAGKTTLARRMLDSLPESEYEAALLVIIHSGITANWLLRRIALQLGVENPAQEKLALLSQLYQRLLQIYESGKKAVVLIDEAQMLETRELMEEFRGLLNLEVPERKLISFVFFGLPEIEKNLKLDPPLAQRVALRYKLEPFTAESTEAYIKHRLRLAGCPRMPFTPEALMAVHQRSGGTPRVINSICDNALFETFLAREQTIGDKLVHRIADNLGLVGSVPQQQEAPQPKPVAAAANQGSRAGGNSKVDLAEIDRYLEGLGKL, from the coding sequence ATGACCTACCTCGACTATTTCGAGCTCACCCAGGAGCCCTTCTCCAACGCACCGGTGAGCCGGTTCTATTACAACTCGGCTCAGCACTCCCAGGCACTGACCCGGCTGATGCACGCCGTCAGCTACATGAAGGGTCTGTCCATCCTGGTGGGTGACATCGGGGCCGGAAAGACGACGCTCGCGCGCCGCATGCTCGACTCGCTGCCCGAGTCCGAGTACGAGGCCGCGCTGCTCGTCATCATCCACTCCGGCATCACCGCCAACTGGCTGCTGCGGCGCATCGCCCTGCAGCTGGGCGTGGAGAACCCGGCCCAGGAGAAGCTGGCCCTCCTGTCCCAGCTCTACCAGCGGCTGCTCCAGATCTACGAGTCCGGCAAGAAGGCCGTCGTCCTCATCGACGAGGCCCAGATGCTGGAGACGCGCGAGCTGATGGAGGAGTTCCGGGGTCTGCTCAACCTGGAGGTCCCCGAGCGCAAGCTCATCTCCTTCGTCTTCTTCGGACTGCCGGAAATCGAGAAGAACCTCAAGTTGGACCCGCCGTTGGCCCAGCGCGTGGCGCTCCGCTACAAGCTGGAGCCCTTCACGGCCGAGTCCACCGAGGCCTACATCAAGCACCGCCTGCGGCTGGCCGGCTGCCCTCGCATGCCGTTCACCCCCGAGGCGCTGATGGCCGTACACCAGCGCTCGGGTGGCACTCCCCGCGTCATCAACAGCATCTGCGATAACGCGCTCTTCGAGACCTTCCTGGCCCGCGAGCAGACCATCGGCGACAAGCTCGTCCATCGCATCGCCGACAATCTGGGCCTGGTGGGCTCGGTGCCCCAGCAGCAGGAGGCCCCCCAGCCCAAGCCGGTCGCCGCCGCCGCCAACCAGGGCAGTCGGGCAGGCGGCAACTCGAAGGTCGATCTCGCGGAGATCGACCGTTATCTCGAGGGACTCGGTAAGCTGTAG